A single Hyperolius riggenbachi isolate aHypRig1 chromosome 12, aHypRig1.pri, whole genome shotgun sequence DNA region contains:
- the CCNDBP1 gene encoding cyclin-D1-binding protein 1 isoform X2 — protein sequence MAHQKDCQKLSDGLLNAILAAATLYYSLPKDQGITLRKTVREAIADVIEGTMQLLEVILSSRLQSLTQAQLVSTGSVWEACDHFHQIPKDNHAAVVEVMSGYLGVVKDALEEMEQALAGGGDPFSDIPEDDDTGVRGNQDTYWSEADHRLISPCLGLMKASKACLKKVLAAEKTYGKVETAEQVAQLDDLADITQEVSPSVDELALSMYPPMNHAAVRLNAAKLSSVLKKVLEITRSSHVCPDSETNWVEFLCKAIDHNMDKVKNLTQGAL from the exons ATGGCACATCAGAAA GACTGCCAGAAGTTAAGCGATGGGCTCCTCAATGCTATTTTGGCAGCTGCTACGTTGTATTATTCTCTTCCAAAGGATCAAG GTATAACACTGCGAAAGACTGTGAGGGAGGCAATAGCAGATGTGATAGAGGGCACAATGCAACTCCTAGAAGTCATCCTGAGTTCCCGTTTACAAAG TCTGACCCAGGCACAGCTagtatccacaggcagcgtctggGAGGCTTGTGATCACTTCCATCAGATTCCCAAAG ATAACCATGCTGCAGTAGTAGAGGTTATGTCAGGATATCTGGGTGTTGTCAAGGACGCGCTAGAAGAGATGGAACAG GCTCTGGCAGGAGGAGGAGACCCTTTCAGTGACATTCCAGAGGATGATGACACAGGTGTCCGTGGAAACCAGGATACTTACTGGTCCGAAGCAGACCATAGGCTCATATCTCCATGTCTAGGCCTTATGAAGGCTTCTAAAGCCTGTCTGAAGAAGGTGCTGGCAGCTGAGAAGACTTATGGGAAGGTGGAGACAGCAGAGCAGGTGGCACAGCTGGATGACTTGGCAGATATTACACAGGaagtaagccccag tgTGGATGAGCTGGCTCTGAGCATGTACCCTCCAATGAACCATGCTGCTGTTCGACTTAAT GCTGCAAAACTGTCCTCAGTCCTGAAAAAAGTCTTGGAAATCACAAG GTCATCCCATGTTTGCCCCGACTCTGAAACCAACTGGGTAGAGTTCCTCTGCAAAGCCATTGACCACAATATGGACAAAGTTAAGAACTTAACCCAAGGTGCTCTCTGA